Genomic window (Arcobacter aquimarinus):
AGTTTGTAAAATTTTATCTAATTCATTTTTTAATTCTTGAAGTCTTTTAGTTGAATTTATTAAATATTCTTGAGATTGAATCACTATATCTTCACTTTTATTCAATTGTTTTGATAAATCATTTGAATTTGTTAATTCATTTATAACCTTATCAAATTCATCTGTTAATTCTTCAAGTTTTAAAGAAGCATTTTTAGAATATTCAATAGCATTTGTTGAATAGCTCATTACTGAATTTATTTTATTTATGAAATGATTTACTGTTTTAGTTGCTTCAACTATTTCATTTTCTCCATCAATTTTTATTGGAGTTAGAGGTTCATTTATATTTTGTTCAATTACTTTTTTTGACTCTTCTAAAAACTTCTTAGCTTGTTCTTCCATAGTTTTTAATTCAAAAAAACTATAAGTTATTAATAAGATTAATAATAAAGCAAAAAAGTATTGAATATATTTTAGTTGCGTACTTTTTTCTTCACTGTGCTTAGTATACATAGATACTAAATTATCTATCTCTTCTAATAAAGTAGGGTTAGTTAGATAAATAGTATCAATTAATTTTTTTAAAGATAAATTTGTAAAAGAGTCATTTTTTTGATTTAACTCTTTAAAATATTCTATATTTTTATGAAAACTTTTCCACAAAATTTCAACTTTCATCAATTGTTTTGCTATTTCATCCGTTGGAGCTTTCATAATACCTGATAATTGATTTCCATCTCTCAAAGAGTTAAGATTATAAATAAATTCTGTAGTTGAATTTTCAAGTTCTGAAAATGAAGCTTCTTTATTTTGATATAAATAAAAAATATTTTTTGTAATATTTTGGCTTAACATTCTTTGTTTTCCTGCAATATTTATAATTAAGGCATCTTTTTCATTTTTGTTATTTAAATATATAGTTGTTGTTATTATACTTGTCATTAAAATAAAAAATAGTATTCCTATTGATTTTATTTTAGTACTTATCCTATTTTTTTTCATACAGCAATTCCTTTGAAAATTGAACTTAAAGCATTTTGATTTATTATTACAATATCACCATTTTCTATATTTATTATCTCTTCTCTTGAGAGTTTTTTTAAAACTCTTGATAATGTTTCTGGCTGAATATGTAACATAAAAGAGACCTCTTGTCTTTTTAGTTTGTTAAACATTTCCAAATCTTGATTTAACATAAAAGCAACTTTTGCAGTTGCATCAAAAACTAACTCTCTGTTTATAATACATTGTAGTTGTTGAGTTTTATTTAATAGATTTTCCATTAACTCTTTAGTTAAAATATTTTTGGATAAAAAGTATTCATAAAGTTTTTCAAAATTCACAGATAATATAGTTGATTCATCTATAAATTCTGCATTAGAGAAACAGTAAATATCATTACTATTTAAAGATGAAAGTTCACTTATCATAGAATTTTTATAAACGTGATATAAAAAAATCTCATTTCCAAATTTATCAAATTTATATATTTTAAGTAATCCATCAACTAAAAAAAGAAGATTTTGATTAACTTCACTTTCGTAAAATAATATAGATTTACTAGAGTATTTAGAAATAGAAGAAAATGAAGCAATTATTGATAGTTGTTCTTCATTTAAATTATTAAAAAAACTTATTTTTTTGATGGTTTCTACTAAGCTCACGTGTTACCTTGTTAATTGTTTTGTTTAAGCTATTGTATATTATGCTTGTAAAATAAGTAATTAAGTATTAAAAAATAAGGTATATAATGAATTTTAAAAAATATATAAAAGCTGTAGGTACAGGTCCAAAAGGAAATAAAGATTTAACTACAGATGAAGTATCAGATGCAATTGAACAAATTTTAACAAATAAAGCAACTCAAGCACAAATAGGAGCATTTTTAATAGCTTGGAGAACAAAACTTGAAACAAATGATGAATTAAAAGGTGCTATTATTGCACTTAGAAAATTTATGAAATTTAAAGAAATAAAAGATTCTATTGAGCTTGGTTATTCATATGATGGAAGATGTGAAAATCCATTTTTATTTCCACTTTTTGAGAATATTTTAGAAGAGTTTTATAAAAAAAATTCAGATATAAGAAGATTAAATTTAGTTATTTCGGGTGATTTTTTACAACCTGCAAAAGTTGGAATCACAACAAAAGAGATTTTTACAAATATTGACAAAGGTCAATATATTCATTTTTTTGATAGGGTAGAATACTTAAAGGAGTTGAGTGATATTACACAAATTCGTCATGAGTTGGGTTTAAGAACAGCTTTTAATACTGTTGAAAAACTTTTAAATCCAAGTCTTAGTGAATATGGAGTAACAACAGCATTTCACAAGCCTTATGTTCAAAAATATTTAGATATTTTTGCTCCATATTTTAAAGAAATTGTTGTTGTAAAAGCAAGTGAAGGAAGTCCTGAAGTATTTAAAGATGGAAAGTTTTGGAAAATGCAAGATGGAAATATAATAGAAGAGAGTTTTTGTTTAAAAGATTATGGAATAACTTATGATAAAGAGTTTGAAAATATAACTTTGGAAGAGTCTTTAAATATAGTTAAAAATCCTGATGAACAGATTTTAAAACTTGCTAGATTTAATGTTGCTTTATATCTTTTATTTTCAAAAAGAGTTGCTTCGTTAGATGAAGCATGGCAAAGACTAAACTAAAAGTTTAGAGAAAAAAGGTAAAAAATGTTAATAGACGGATTTGGAAGAAAACACGATTATCTAAGAGTTTCAGTAACTGAAAGATGTAATTTTAGATGTCAATATTGTATGCCTGAGAAACCTTTTTCGTGGGTACCAAAAGAAAATTTACTTTCTTATGAAGATTTATTTAAATTTATAAAAGCTTCAATTGATGAAGGGATAAAAAAAGTAAGAATAACAGGAGGAGAACCACTTTTAAGAGAGGGACTTGATATTTTTATAAAAATGATATTTGATTATAAGAATGATATAGATTTAGCTTTAACAACGAATGGATATTTATTACCAAAATCAGCACAAAAATTAAAAGATGCTGGACTAAAAAGAATAAATATCTCTCTTGATTCATTAAATCCTGCAACTGCTGCTAAAATGGCACAAAAAGACGTTTTAGATACAGTTTTAGAAGGTATTCAAAAAGCAAGCGATGTTGGACTTAAAATTAAGATAAATTGTGTTCCTGTAAAAGGAGTAAATGATAATGATATATTGGAAGTTTTAGAATTTTGTAAAACAAAAGGATATACAGTAAGATTTATAGAATTTATGGAAAACCATCACGCGAAAGATGGAGCGAAAGGATTAAATTCTGATGAGATAAAAGCAATAATTTCTCAAAAATATCCTAATTTTAAAATGGTTCCAAGAGATACAAGTTCTCCTGCTCAGTATTATGAACTTGAAGATGGTTTCCAATTTGGAATAATAGAACCACATAAAGATGATTTTTGTGCTCAGTGTAATAGAATAAGATTAACAGCTGAAGGATTTTTAATACCATGCCTATATTTTGAAGATGCAATGAGTATAAAAGATGCAGTGCAAAATAATAGAATTGATGAAGCAGTAGAAATATTAAAAAAAGTATTAGCAGGAAAACCAGAAAAAAATAGATGGTCTGTAAAAGATGATAATGAAGTCTCTTCTAGAGCTTTCTATCAAACAGGTGGATAAAAATCAAAGGAAAAAAAAGTTATAATTATGTGTATTTACTAAAAAAAATAGGATTAAAATGGACATAAATTTAATAGCTCAAAATATTTTAAACCCTCCGATTTTGTTCTTTTTCTTAGGAATGTTGGCTGTATTTTTAAAGTCAGATTTGACAATACCACAACCTCTTCCTAAACTTTTTTCTTTATATTTATTAATTGCTATTGGTCTTCATGGTGGATATGAACTATCAAAAAGTGGTTTGAATCTATATATTTTAAAAGCTCTTTCTTTAGCCGTATTCATGGCTTTTCTAGTTCCTATTTATAGTTATTTTATCTTAAGAACTAAGCTTGATACCTATAATTCTGTGGCATTAGCTGCCACTTATGGATCTATTAGTGCTGTTACTTTTATAACAGGAATTACGTATTTACAGACAATTGGTGTGGAATATGGTGGTTATATGGTTGCTGCTATGACTTTAATGGAATCTCCAGCTATTGTAATAGGACTTGTATTTGCAGCACTTTTTGCAAAAAAAAATGAAAATTTTTCTAAAACAAACTGGAGTGAGATATTTAAAGAAGCTTTTTTAAATCCTTCAGTTTTTTTATTGATAGGGGCTTTGATTATAGGAATTTTAACAGGTGAAAAAGGTTGGACTTCAATGGAGCCACTTTTTGGAGCTTTATTTAAAGGAATTCTTGCATTTTTTCTTTTAGATATGGGGATAGTTGCTGCAAAAAGAATATATGAATCAAAAAAACTAGGCTTTTTTTTAATTGCATTTGCGATAGTGATGCCAATATTTAATGCTCTTGTAGCAATGGGATTAGGATATTATTTTGGAATCTCAAAAGGCGATGCTTTCTTATTAGCACTTTTAAGTGGAAGTGCGTCGTATATAGCAGTTCCAGCAGCTATGAGGTTATCTGTTCCTGAAGCTAATCCAGGAATTTATTTGCCTTTAAGTTTAGCAATAACTTTTCCATTTAATATCTCAATAGGAATACCTTTATACTACTTTTTAATAAATCTTTTATGGGGTTAAAATATGAAAAATATGAAAAAAATTGAAGTAATAGTTGAAACAGTCTATTTAAATAGATTATTAGATTTATTAAAACAAAAAGGAATAACAGGATATACAATTATACGAGATATTCAAGGTTGTGGAGGACATGGACTAAAGATGGCAGATGAAATAACTGATGTATTTAGTAATAATTATATATTTACTGTTTGTGATGAAGAAAAATTTCTTTTTATGATAGAAGATATTAGAACTTTTATCAAAAAATATGGTGGTAAGTGCATTATCACTGATGTTATGTTATTGCAATAAATAAAAATAGGAGAAAATGATTTAATGGATAAAAACTTTAACTACTCAAGTTTAAAACTTGGTATTATTGGTGGTGGACAATTAGGTAAAATAATGTCACAAAAAGCAAAGAAAATGGGATTTCACGTAACTATTTTAGATCCAACAGTAAATTGTCCTGC
Coding sequences:
- a CDS encoding type IV pili methyl-accepting chemotaxis transducer N-terminal domain-containing protein, whose product is MKKNRISTKIKSIGILFFILMTSIITTTIYLNNKNEKDALIINIAGKQRMLSQNITKNIFYLYQNKEASFSELENSTTEFIYNLNSLRDGNQLSGIMKAPTDEIAKQLMKVEILWKSFHKNIEYFKELNQKNDSFTNLSLKKLIDTIYLTNPTLLEEIDNLVSMYTKHSEEKSTQLKYIQYFFALLLILLITYSFFELKTMEEQAKKFLEESKKVIEQNINEPLTPIKIDGENEIVEATKTVNHFINKINSVMSYSTNAIEYSKNASLKLEELTDEFDKVINELTNSNDLSKQLNKSEDIVIQSQEYLINSTKRLQELKNELDKILQTCNTMKSS
- a CDS encoding Crp/Fnr family transcriptional regulator, whose translation is MSLVETIKKISFFNNLNEEQLSIIASFSSISKYSSKSILFYESEVNQNLLFLVDGLLKIYKFDKFGNEIFLYHVYKNSMISELSSLNSNDIYCFSNAEFIDESTILSVNFEKLYEYFLSKNILTKELMENLLNKTQQLQCIINRELVFDATAKVAFMLNQDLEMFNKLKRQEVSFMLHIQPETLSRVLKKLSREEIINIENGDIVIINQNALSSIFKGIAV
- a CDS encoding glycosyl transferase; translated protein: MNFKKYIKAVGTGPKGNKDLTTDEVSDAIEQILTNKATQAQIGAFLIAWRTKLETNDELKGAIIALRKFMKFKEIKDSIELGYSYDGRCENPFLFPLFENILEEFYKKNSDIRRLNLVISGDFLQPAKVGITTKEIFTNIDKGQYIHFFDRVEYLKELSDITQIRHELGLRTAFNTVEKLLNPSLSEYGVTTAFHKPYVQKYLDIFAPYFKEIVVVKASEGSPEVFKDGKFWKMQDGNIIEESFCLKDYGITYDKEFENITLEESLNIVKNPDEQILKLARFNVALYLLFSKRVASLDEAWQRLN
- the moaA gene encoding GTP 3',8-cyclase MoaA; this encodes MLIDGFGRKHDYLRVSVTERCNFRCQYCMPEKPFSWVPKENLLSYEDLFKFIKASIDEGIKKVRITGGEPLLREGLDIFIKMIFDYKNDIDLALTTNGYLLPKSAQKLKDAGLKRINISLDSLNPATAAKMAQKDVLDTVLEGIQKASDVGLKIKINCVPVKGVNDNDILEVLEFCKTKGYTVRFIEFMENHHAKDGAKGLNSDEIKAIISQKYPNFKMVPRDTSSPAQYYELEDGFQFGIIEPHKDDFCAQCNRIRLTAEGFLIPCLYFEDAMSIKDAVQNNRIDEAVEILKKVLAGKPEKNRWSVKDDNEVSSRAFYQTGG
- a CDS encoding sodium-dependent bicarbonate transport family permease, with product MDINLIAQNILNPPILFFFLGMLAVFLKSDLTIPQPLPKLFSLYLLIAIGLHGGYELSKSGLNLYILKALSLAVFMAFLVPIYSYFILRTKLDTYNSVALAATYGSISAVTFITGITYLQTIGVEYGGYMVAAMTLMESPAIVIGLVFAALFAKKNENFSKTNWSEIFKEAFLNPSVFLLIGALIIGILTGEKGWTSMEPLFGALFKGILAFFLLDMGIVAAKRIYESKKLGFFLIAFAIVMPIFNALVAMGLGYYFGISKGDAFLLALLSGSASYIAVPAAMRLSVPEANPGIYLPLSLAITFPFNISIGIPLYYFLINLLWG
- a CDS encoding P-II family nitrogen regulator, with amino-acid sequence MKNMKKIEVIVETVYLNRLLDLLKQKGITGYTIIRDIQGCGGHGLKMADEITDVFSNNYIFTVCDEEKFLFMIEDIRTFIKKYGGKCIITDVMLLQ